The bacterium genome contains a region encoding:
- a CDS encoding heme-binding protein — translation MKKHIFGSILALFCLASFVFGQGRGACTEVPNHAALNSALKKSVGVGDPKANGGFALNMWATVVGRDGTVCAVTHTGATWEDQWLASRVISAQKANTSNSLSLKGLALSTGNLYSLVQPGGPLFGLQFSNPVDTAAAYGGNSSNFGKANDPMVGKRIGGVNVFGGGLALYTKEGKQIGAIGVSGDTACADHNIAWKTRQALGLDNVPAGVNKKGDKTNDNIIYDITNGKSASGFGHPDCGLGEKTISDTF, via the coding sequence ATGAAAAAACACATCTTTGGATCGATACTCGCACTGTTTTGTCTGGCATCATTTGTGTTTGGACAGGGAAGGGGAGCCTGTACGGAAGTCCCGAATCATGCTGCTTTAAATTCTGCTTTGAAGAAATCAGTTGGTGTCGGCGATCCGAAAGCAAACGGCGGCTTTGCCCTGAATATGTGGGCCACCGTAGTCGGACGGGATGGAACGGTTTGCGCTGTAACTCACACGGGCGCAACGTGGGAGGATCAGTGGCTCGCCAGTCGTGTTATCTCCGCTCAAAAAGCAAATACTTCAAATTCCCTGAGTCTCAAGGGACTCGCTCTTTCAACAGGGAATCTCTATTCGCTAGTTCAGCCGGGCGGACCACTTTTCGGTTTGCAGTTTAGTAATCCAGTTGATACTGCTGCCGCTTACGGCGGGAATTCCTCGAACTTTGGAAAAGCGAACGATCCTATGGTCGGGAAAAGAATCGGCGGGGTTAATGTTTTTGGAGGCGGCCTGGCGCTCTACACGAAAGAAGGCAAGCAGATCGGCGCGATTGGCGTAAGCGGCGATACAGCCTGCGCAGATCACAACATCGCATGGAAAACCAGACAGGCCCTCGGTTTGGATAACGTTCCGGCTGGTGTGAATAAGAAAGGGGACAAAACAAACGACAATATCATCTACGACATCACCAACGGAAAAAGCGCAAGCGGTTTCGGTCATCCCGACTGCGGATTGGGTGAAAAAACGATCTCCGACACCTTCTGA